One region of Thiorhodovibrio frisius genomic DNA includes:
- a CDS encoding TusE/DsrC/DsvC family sulfur relay protein, giving the protein MPIEVNGKSFETDEEGYLANINDWEAGVAEVMSKEDDLELTDEHWDIINFLREYYEEYQIAPAVRVLTKAVGKKMGKDKGNSKYLYGLFPYGPAKQACRYAGLPKPTGCV; this is encoded by the coding sequence ATGCCGATCGAAGTCAATGGCAAGAGCTTTGAGACTGACGAAGAAGGCTATCTGGCCAATATCAACGACTGGGAGGCCGGCGTTGCCGAAGTCATGTCCAAGGAGGACGACTTGGAACTGACCGACGAGCACTGGGACATTATTAACTTCCTGCGTGAGTACTACGAGGAATACCAGATTGCTCCGGCCGTGCGCGTTCTGACCAAGGCCGTCGGCAAAAAGATGGGCAAGGACAAGGGCAACAGCAAGTATCTGTATGGTCTCTTCCCGTATGGCCCAGCCAAGCAGGCTTGCCGTTACGCGGGTCTGCCTAAGCCAACCGGCTGCGTCTGA
- the tusB gene encoding sulfurtransferase complex subunit TusB translates to MSKLHTVNKSPFEKSSLESCLAHVSEGAAVLLFEDGIYGALKGTAAAETVERALTSVKVYVLGEDLKARGFDEDRLINGISVVDYGGFVDLAAQADAVQAWL, encoded by the coding sequence ATGAGTAAGCTTCACACCGTCAACAAGTCGCCCTTCGAGAAGTCCTCGCTGGAGTCCTGTCTGGCGCATGTTAGCGAGGGTGCCGCCGTGCTGCTGTTTGAAGATGGCATTTATGGCGCGCTTAAAGGTACCGCCGCAGCCGAGACTGTCGAGCGCGCGCTCACATCGGTTAAAGTGTATGTGCTGGGCGAGGATCTCAAAGCCCGTGGCTTTGACGAGGATCGCCTGATTAATGGAATCAGCGTCGTGGACTACGGCGGCTTTGTGGATCTCGCCGCGCAAGCCGATGCCGTCCAGGCCTGGTTGTAA
- a CDS encoding NAD(P)-binding protein, with protein MATSSEEMTKLSWRRYEDGDNVWDSLTDKIFVQDTSHKCPTYVHKTPPCQGSCPSGEDIRGWLQIVRGLEQPPQDVTWQEYAFRRSTDANPFPSMMGRVCPAPCQDGCNRNEVEDFVGINAVEQFIGDTAIANGYKFESAPADTGKTVAIIGGGPAGLAAAYQLRRKGHAVVIFEANSGLGGMFRFGIPGYRVPRDALDSEINRILDMGKIEVKLNTKVGVDITVEQLEKDYGAVLWAIGCQSGRGLPVPGWDGTPNCVSGVGFLKAFNEGRMKVTAEKVVCVGGGDTSIDVVSVARRLGHISKTNKSDLPETVIHDGYVAHDAATAAAAEGATVTLTSLFTRDKMTAAEHEVDDALQEGVTVLDGVMPVEVIKNDAGRAIGLKVADCQMTDGRPTPVEGTERVLDADIIVSAIGQGGDLTGLEQFDNGRGLMNSDKFYQVPDKPGHFVAGDIIRPHLLTTAIGQAWVAVESIDAYLGQAEHKRRPKVDVHHFDLLAKLNEAELSPEHFDAHNGDLRGTSDAKYAIHNYEDRSGAEVIPHDELFLGHYQYTPRIHRKEEVPSADDVLGHFKERVIGYAEEEAINEAKRCMSCGMCFECDNCVIFCPQDAVFRVNKSESTTGRYVDTDYAKCIGCHICADVCPTGYIKMGLGE; from the coding sequence ATGGCGACTTCAAGTGAAGAAATGACCAAGCTTTCCTGGCGCCGGTATGAAGACGGCGACAATGTCTGGGACAGCCTGACCGATAAGATTTTTGTTCAGGACACTTCTCACAAGTGCCCGACTTATGTCCACAAGACGCCACCCTGCCAGGGAAGCTGTCCGTCCGGCGAAGACATCCGTGGCTGGCTACAGATTGTGCGCGGGCTGGAGCAGCCACCCCAGGACGTGACTTGGCAAGAGTACGCCTTCCGCCGCTCCACCGATGCCAATCCTTTCCCGTCGATGATGGGCCGCGTCTGCCCCGCACCCTGTCAGGACGGTTGCAACCGCAACGAGGTGGAAGACTTCGTCGGCATCAATGCGGTCGAGCAGTTCATCGGCGACACCGCTATTGCCAACGGCTACAAATTCGAGTCTGCCCCGGCTGATACGGGCAAGACCGTGGCTATCATCGGTGGCGGTCCAGCGGGTCTCGCGGCCGCCTATCAATTGCGTCGCAAGGGCCATGCAGTGGTCATCTTCGAGGCCAATTCTGGTCTCGGCGGCATGTTCCGCTTCGGCATCCCTGGCTATCGTGTGCCGCGCGACGCTCTGGACTCCGAGATCAACCGTATCCTCGACATGGGCAAGATTGAGGTCAAGCTCAACACCAAGGTGGGTGTGGATATTACGGTTGAACAACTCGAAAAAGACTATGGCGCCGTGCTCTGGGCCATCGGCTGTCAGAGCGGTCGCGGTCTGCCAGTGCCTGGCTGGGACGGCACGCCCAACTGCGTCTCGGGCGTGGGCTTTCTCAAAGCCTTTAACGAAGGCCGCATGAAAGTGACAGCCGAGAAGGTGGTCTGCGTTGGTGGCGGCGATACCTCTATCGACGTGGTCTCGGTCGCACGCCGTCTTGGTCATATCTCCAAGACCAACAAGAGCGATCTGCCCGAGACTGTGATTCACGACGGCTATGTTGCCCATGACGCGGCCACGGCTGCTGCGGCAGAAGGCGCCACAGTGACCCTGACCTCACTGTTTACCCGGGACAAGATGACTGCGGCCGAGCATGAAGTTGACGACGCTCTGCAAGAAGGCGTGACCGTGCTCGATGGTGTCATGCCGGTAGAAGTCATCAAGAACGACGCAGGTCGCGCCATTGGCCTGAAAGTTGCCGACTGCCAGATGACCGACGGCCGTCCAACGCCGGTGGAAGGGACCGAGCGGGTACTAGATGCGGACATCATCGTCTCGGCCATCGGCCAAGGCGGCGATCTGACTGGCTTAGAGCAGTTCGACAACGGTCGCGGTCTGATGAACTCCGATAAGTTCTACCAGGTGCCCGACAAGCCGGGTCATTTTGTTGCCGGCGACATCATTCGCCCGCATTTGCTGACCACGGCCATCGGTCAGGCCTGGGTCGCGGTTGAGTCGATTGACGCCTACCTGGGCCAGGCCGAGCACAAGCGGCGACCCAAGGTCGATGTCCATCACTTCGATCTTCTCGCCAAACTCAACGAAGCCGAGCTTTCTCCTGAGCACTTTGACGCCCACAACGGCGATCTGCGCGGTACCTCTGACGCCAAGTATGCCATCCACAATTATGAGGATCGCTCCGGTGCCGAGGTCATCCCGCACGACGAACTTTTCTTGGGGCATTACCAATACACCCCGCGCATTCATCGCAAGGAAGAAGTCCCAAGCGCCGATGATGTGCTGGGCCACTTCAAGGAACGGGTGATCGGTTACGCCGAAGAAGAAGCCATCAACGAGGCCAAACGTTGCATGAGCTGCGGCATGTGCTTTGAGTGCGATAACTGCGTGATCTTCTGTCCGCAGGATGCTGTCTTCCGCGTCAATAAGAGCGAGAGCACGACCGGTCGCTATGTCGATACCGACTATGCCAAGTGCATTGGTTGTCATATTTGCGCCGATGTCTGCCCGACCGGTTACATCAAGATGGGGCTAGGCGAGTAA
- the dsrA gene encoding dissimilatory-type sulfite reductase subunit alpha produces the protein MAIEKHHTPMLDQLETGPWPSFISGIKRLRDEHPEERINSMTNDLLGQLEHSYETRKGYWKGGTVSVFGYGGGIIPRFSEVGAAFPKSKEFHTLRVQPPAGNHYSTKMLRQLADSWEKHGSGLVTFHGQTGNIMFIGADTPATQHFFDEVNDYGWDLGGAGPCVRTAMSCVGSARCEMSCTNELKSHRMLVNNFTDDVHRPALPYKFKFKVSGCPNDCQNAIERSDFAVLGTWRDDMKVDQDEIKKYVKTKGRQYIIDNVITRCPTNALSLNDDDSIEVNNRDCVRCMHCLNVMPKALHPGDDKGVTILIGGKRTLKIGDLMGTVLVPFKKLETEEDYESMVELAETIIDFWAENGLEHERCGEMIERIGLANFLDGIGIEADPNMLAHPRQSSYIRLDGWDEAAEQWFERQSEQRAAG, from the coding sequence ATGGCAATCGAGAAGCACCACACCCCGATGCTCGACCAGCTCGAGACCGGGCCCTGGCCGAGCTTTATTTCTGGCATCAAGCGGCTGCGCGACGAACACCCGGAAGAGCGCATCAACTCGATGACCAATGACTTGCTCGGGCAGCTTGAGCACTCTTACGAAACTCGCAAGGGTTACTGGAAAGGTGGCACCGTGTCTGTCTTTGGCTACGGCGGTGGCATTATCCCGCGCTTCTCTGAAGTGGGTGCTGCCTTCCCGAAGTCCAAGGAATTCCATACCCTGCGGGTGCAGCCGCCGGCAGGTAACCATTACAGCACCAAGATGCTGCGCCAGCTTGCCGACAGCTGGGAAAAGCATGGCTCTGGCCTTGTGACCTTCCATGGTCAGACCGGTAACATCATGTTTATCGGTGCCGATACGCCGGCGACCCAGCACTTTTTCGACGAAGTCAACGACTATGGCTGGGACCTCGGTGGTGCTGGCCCCTGCGTGCGTACCGCGATGTCCTGCGTCGGCTCGGCGCGCTGCGAAATGTCCTGCACCAATGAGCTGAAGTCTCATCGCATGCTGGTCAATAACTTCACCGACGATGTCCATCGCCCGGCCTTGCCGTATAAATTTAAGTTTAAGGTCTCTGGTTGCCCTAACGACTGCCAGAACGCCATCGAGCGCTCCGACTTCGCGGTTCTTGGCACCTGGCGCGACGATATGAAGGTCGATCAGGACGAGATCAAGAAGTACGTCAAGACCAAGGGCCGCCAGTACATCATTGATAACGTCATCACCCGTTGTCCGACCAATGCCCTGTCGCTGAACGACGACGATTCGATCGAAGTCAACAACCGCGACTGCGTGCGCTGCATGCACTGCCTGAATGTCATGCCCAAGGCGTTGCACCCCGGTGACGACAAGGGCGTGACCATCCTGATCGGCGGTAAGCGCACGCTCAAAATCGGCGATCTGATGGGGACCGTGCTGGTTCCCTTCAAGAAGCTTGAGACCGAGGAAGACTACGAGAGCATGGTCGAGCTCGCCGAGACCATCATCGACTTCTGGGCGGAGAACGGTCTAGAGCACGAGCGCTGCGGTGAGATGATCGAGCGTATCGGCTTGGCGAACTTCCTCGACGGCATCGGCATTGAGGCCGACCCGAACATGCTCGCACATCCGCGTCAGAGTTCCTACATCCGACTGGATGGCTGGGATGAGGCTGCGGAGCAGTGGTTCGAGCGTCAGTCCGAGCAACGCGCGGCCGGTTAA
- the dsrK gene encoding sulfate reduction electron transfer complex DsrMKJOP subunit DsrK translates to MAKANFQVPELKEYAEIPEIEPGVMAHSKTFKSKPEFQDALGFPGELVEDWQKKAIDKMGDLLGRYRSLRVYLDSCVKCGACTDKCHYYLGTHDPKNMPVGRQDLLRKVYRRYFTLAGRFFPDLVGATELTEDVLGDWYNYFHQCSQCRRCSVFCPYGIDTAEISMAAREIMDHIGVGQKYCNEIIGKVYKIGNNLGLPGPALIDTLEGLEEDVFDDTGVEVKFPVDQEGAEILLVTPSADFFAEPHVDGLIGYGKVFHEAGVSWTMSTYASEAANFGMFIGSYDNMRRVALRIREAAIKLGVKRIVFGECGHAWRVAYSFLNTLAGPWDFLDQRYPIPQHICEFTYDLIQQGKLKFDKSQNDDKVLTYHDSCNVARASRMGDKPGGQFDIPRAIIREVCNHYYDMDEETIRDRTFCCGGGGGLLTDDLMEVRVKGAQPRIEALNHVIQEKAVTHMAAICAICKTQFTKVLPYYGMDMDQIVGIHQLVSNAIILTGKESDEQSSESAQATA, encoded by the coding sequence ATGGCTAAGGCAAATTTTCAGGTCCCCGAGCTCAAGGAGTACGCAGAAATCCCGGAGATTGAACCGGGCGTCATGGCGCACTCCAAGACCTTTAAGTCCAAGCCGGAATTTCAGGATGCGCTGGGTTTTCCCGGCGAACTGGTGGAGGACTGGCAGAAAAAGGCCATCGACAAGATGGGCGATCTGCTTGGACGCTATCGATCGCTGCGTGTTTACCTGGATTCTTGCGTCAAGTGCGGCGCCTGCACCGACAAGTGCCACTATTACCTGGGCACTCATGATCCCAAAAACATGCCAGTTGGTCGTCAGGATCTGTTGCGAAAGGTCTATCGGCGGTATTTCACCCTTGCCGGGCGGTTTTTCCCGGATCTGGTCGGCGCGACTGAGCTGACCGAGGACGTGCTCGGGGACTGGTACAACTATTTCCACCAATGTTCTCAGTGCCGTCGCTGTTCAGTGTTCTGTCCCTACGGCATTGATACGGCAGAAATATCCATGGCAGCGCGCGAGATCATGGATCACATCGGTGTTGGGCAGAAGTACTGCAACGAGATCATTGGCAAGGTCTACAAGATCGGCAACAACTTGGGTCTGCCTGGCCCAGCGCTGATTGACACCCTTGAAGGACTCGAGGAAGACGTTTTTGACGATACCGGGGTTGAAGTCAAATTCCCGGTTGACCAGGAGGGTGCCGAGATTCTGTTGGTCACCCCCTCGGCCGATTTCTTTGCTGAGCCCCATGTCGATGGCTTAATTGGCTATGGCAAAGTATTCCACGAGGCCGGTGTGAGCTGGACGATGAGTACTTATGCCTCTGAAGCCGCCAATTTCGGCATGTTCATCGGCTCCTACGACAACATGCGCCGAGTGGCGCTGCGCATTCGTGAGGCAGCCATTAAGCTTGGTGTCAAGCGCATCGTCTTTGGCGAGTGCGGCCATGCCTGGCGTGTGGCCTATAGCTTTTTGAACACGCTGGCCGGCCCCTGGGATTTTCTCGATCAGCGTTATCCGATCCCGCAGCACATCTGCGAGTTCACCTACGATCTTATCCAGCAAGGCAAGCTCAAGTTCGACAAGTCGCAGAACGACGACAAGGTGCTGACCTATCACGATTCCTGCAATGTCGCGCGCGCCTCGCGCATGGGGGATAAACCGGGCGGGCAGTTCGATATTCCGCGCGCCATCATCCGCGAGGTCTGCAACCATTATTACGACATGGATGAAGAGACCATCCGTGATCGGACCTTCTGCTGCGGCGGCGGCGGTGGTCTGCTGACCGACGACCTGATGGAGGTGCGCGTCAAGGGTGCGCAGCCGCGCATTGAGGCGCTGAACCATGTTATCCAGGAAAAGGCCGTGACCCACATGGCCGCGATCTGCGCCATCTGCAAGACTCAGTTCACCAAGGTGCTGCCCTACTACGGCATGGACATGGATCAGATCGTGGGTATTCACCAGTTAGTGTCGAACGCAATCATCCTGACCGGCAAGGAGAGCGACGAGCAAAGCAGCGAGTCGGCCCAGGCAACGGCCTGA
- the tusD gene encoding sulfurtransferase complex subunit TusD, translated as MKFAIQINEGPYQHQASDSAYFFTKAALDKGHEVFRVFFYHDGVDNASRLTTPPQDDRNVVERWAALAEQHDLDMVVCVAAAQRRGMVDEGEAKRNGKDATNIHPRFRISGLGQLVEAAIQAERLVVFGD; from the coding sequence ATGAAGTTTGCCATTCAGATCAACGAAGGACCCTACCAGCACCAAGCGTCGGACTCCGCGTACTTTTTTACCAAGGCGGCGCTCGATAAGGGGCATGAGGTTTTTCGTGTGTTCTTCTATCACGACGGCGTCGATAACGCGAGTCGGCTGACCACACCGCCGCAAGATGACCGCAATGTCGTCGAGCGCTGGGCCGCGCTGGCCGAGCAGCACGATCTCGACATGGTGGTGTGCGTAGCCGCAGCCCAGCGCCGTGGCATGGTGGATGAGGGTGAGGCGAAGCGTAACGGCAAGGATGCGACCAATATTCACCCGCGCTTCCGCATTTCCGGTCTGGGGCAGTTGGTCGAGGCGGCAATTCAGGCCGAACGTCTGGTCGTTTTCGGCGACTGA
- a CDS encoding respiratory nitrate reductase subunit gamma, with amino-acid sequence MSFISDIYAYLFYFATLVLLGGVAFKILQYARTPAPLKIPTTPAPTTRVGVALRMTREVVLFESLFRGNKWTWIFSWMFHFGLLLVTLRHLRYFIDPVPVPIQMIQPFGIYGGMAMIVGLAGLWTRRFFVDRVRYISSRSDHLILGLLIAIGLTGLMMRFVVHTDIIRVKEFFAGLYQFEVFVLPADPVLLLHLLLVALLMIIFPYSKLLHAPGLFFSPTRNQVDNPREQRHIAPWAKRLEQE; translated from the coding sequence ATGTCCTTTATCTCGGATATCTACGCCTATTTGTTCTACTTTGCGACACTGGTGTTGCTTGGCGGTGTGGCGTTCAAGATTCTGCAATATGCGCGCACGCCGGCGCCGCTGAAGATCCCGACCACGCCTGCTCCGACCACCCGCGTCGGTGTGGCGCTGCGCATGACGCGCGAAGTGGTGCTGTTCGAGAGCCTGTTTCGCGGTAATAAATGGACCTGGATCTTCAGTTGGATGTTTCACTTTGGGCTGCTGTTGGTGACCTTGCGCCATTTGCGCTATTTCATCGACCCGGTGCCTGTGCCCATTCAGATGATTCAGCCCTTTGGCATTTATGGTGGCATGGCCATGATCGTCGGACTTGCTGGGCTCTGGACGCGACGCTTTTTCGTTGACCGGGTGCGCTACATTTCATCGCGCTCCGATCACCTGATTCTGGGACTGCTGATCGCCATTGGCCTGACGGGTCTAATGATGCGCTTTGTGGTGCACACCGATATCATCCGAGTGAAAGAATTCTTTGCTGGCCTGTACCAGTTTGAAGTGTTTGTTCTGCCGGCCGATCCAGTCCTGCTGCTGCACCTGTTGCTAGTCGCGCTGCTGATGATTATTTTCCCTTACAGCAAACTGCTCCATGCGCCAGGACTGTTTTTCAGCCCAACGCGCAATCAGGTCGATAACCCGCGCGAGCAACGCCATATTGCGCCTTGGGCGAAACGGCTCGAGCAAGAGTAA
- the tusC gene encoding sulfurtransferase complex subunit TusC codes for MSATVKKFLYLNRKAPYGTIYAWESLEVVLIGAAFDQDVSLAFVDDGVYQLTKGQETAGIGMKNFSPTYAALGDYDVKKIFVEKESLEERGLSLDDLQHLVWEDEDEDYAEKDSIALVSRAEMAALMDESDVVFSF; via the coding sequence ATGTCTGCAACAGTCAAAAAATTTCTGTATCTCAACCGCAAGGCGCCCTACGGCACCATTTATGCGTGGGAGTCGCTTGAGGTCGTCCTGATCGGCGCGGCTTTCGACCAGGATGTCAGCCTCGCCTTTGTTGACGATGGTGTTTACCAGCTCACCAAGGGCCAAGAGACCGCCGGCATCGGCATGAAGAATTTCTCGCCGACTTACGCCGCCCTTGGAGACTATGACGTAAAAAAGATCTTTGTCGAGAAAGAATCCCTCGAAGAGCGCGGCCTGTCGCTTGACGACCTGCAGCACCTAGTCTGGGAGGACGAGGACGAGGACTATGCCGAGAAAGACTCCATCGCGCTCGTCTCGCGTGCCGAAATGGCCGCGCTGATGGATGAGTCCGACGTTGTCTTCAGCTTTTAA
- the dsrB gene encoding dissimilatory-type sulfite reductase subunit beta produces MAAKDMREPIESGCPDPWQYMHPTMRKNFGQWKYHEHPRPGVLRHVAYSGDEIWTVKAGTQRILDVFTLRKLCDIGDEFADGFVHFTLRSNIEYMVTEEARVQPLISALEDAGFVVGGTQNSVAMISHTQGWLHCDIPGTDASGVVKSMMDELIDEFRNATMPNRVHITTSCCQINCGGQGDIAINIQHTKPPKINHDLVANVCERPSVVARCPVAAIRPAIVNGKPSLEVDERKCICCGACYPPCPPMQINDAEHSKLAIWVGGNHSNARGKPTFQKLVAAGIPNNPPRWPEATAIVKQILKAYKEGARDWERVNEWIERIGWPRFFEEVELPFTKYHIDTWRGARASFNSSSYIRF; encoded by the coding sequence ATGGCTGCAAAAGATATGCGTGAGCCGATTGAATCCGGCTGTCCCGATCCCTGGCAGTACATGCATCCGACGATGCGTAAAAACTTTGGCCAGTGGAAGTACCACGAGCATCCCCGTCCCGGCGTGCTGCGCCATGTGGCCTACAGTGGCGACGAAATATGGACGGTGAAGGCCGGCACCCAGCGCATTCTGGATGTTTTCACGCTGCGTAAGTTGTGTGACATTGGCGATGAGTTTGCTGACGGCTTTGTGCATTTCACCCTGCGCTCTAACATTGAGTACATGGTGACCGAAGAGGCCAGAGTTCAGCCGCTGATCAGTGCGCTCGAAGATGCTGGCTTTGTGGTGGGCGGTACCCAAAACTCGGTCGCCATGATCTCCCACACCCAGGGTTGGCTGCACTGCGACATTCCCGGCACCGATGCCTCGGGCGTGGTCAAGTCGATGATGGATGAACTCATTGATGAGTTCCGCAACGCCACCATGCCCAACCGGGTGCATATCACCACCTCTTGCTGCCAGATCAACTGCGGTGGCCAGGGCGATATCGCCATCAATATCCAACACACCAAGCCGCCCAAAATCAACCACGATCTGGTGGCTAATGTGTGCGAGCGGCCATCGGTTGTAGCGCGCTGCCCGGTCGCAGCTATCCGTCCGGCCATTGTCAATGGCAAGCCCTCGCTCGAAGTCGACGAGCGCAAGTGCATTTGCTGCGGTGCCTGCTATCCGCCCTGTCCGCCGATGCAGATTAACGACGCCGAGCACTCCAAGCTGGCGATCTGGGTGGGCGGTAATCACTCCAACGCACGCGGCAAGCCGACTTTCCAAAAGCTGGTCGCAGCCGGTATCCCCAATAATCCGCCGCGCTGGCCCGAGGCCACCGCTATCGTCAAGCAAATTCTTAAGGCTTATAAAGAAGGTGCGCGTGACTGGGAGCGGGTGAACGAGTGGATCGAGCGCATTGGTTGGCCGCGCTTCTTCGAGGAAGTCGAGTTGCCCTTCACCAAGTATCACATCGATACCTGGCGCGGTGCGCGAGCCAGCTTTAACTCATCGTCCTACATCCGCTTCTGA